In Accipiter gentilis chromosome 22, bAccGen1.1, whole genome shotgun sequence, the following are encoded in one genomic region:
- the DDB2 gene encoding DNA damage-binding protein 2 isoform X1, whose protein sequence is MKPRGRGRLPPAVLGRAGGAEAAGAQRSDRMAPVNQPKDKKHERAHERWPEEAKSAGKRKPDYEELGNEPQAKRLFVRKTSKPPEKIGRSGGGSMVRNNRVLFHQLDRQCSIVHYVYQNMLGGSIRAQLRQCLQLPFLRSLASYRLFRTASPFDRRVTCLEWHPTHPSTVAVGSKGGDIILWDYEVLTKTCFIKGKGPGDSLGDIKFSPYESVKLYVASGDGTLSLQDLEGRAVQVISRAPDCGHEYHNVCCWYCSVDVSASCRAVVTGDNVGNVVLLSTSGEEIWKLKLHRKKVTHVEFNSRCEWLLATASVDQTVKIWDLRNIKNKMNFLHVLPHDKPVNAAYFSPTDGAKLLSTDQRSEIRVYSSSDWTKPQHLIPHPHRQFQHLTPIKATWHPRYDLIVAGRYPDPKFPGYTVNELRTVDVFDGNTGEMVCQLHDPNASGIISLNKFNPMGDTLASGMGFNILIWSREEMVAKKQEHLLKAMTEQGIGSWSLSRRGGQRQANPGTSKLKANLLSWELEEMRTKSNDSKSQGRKRKGKDLEN, encoded by the exons ATGAAACCGCGGGGGAGGGGCCGTCTGCCGCCCGCCGTCCTCGGCCgcgccgggggagcggaggccgccGGAGCGCAG CGGTCAGACAGAATGGCTCCAGTGAACCAGCCAAAGGACAAGAAGCATGAGAGGGCTCATGAGCGTTGGCCAGAAGAGGCAAAATCAGCTGGGAAGAGGAAACCGGACTACGAGGAACTAGGGAATGAGCCACAAGCAAAGAGGTTGTTTGTGAGAAAAACATCCAAACCCCCAGAGAAAATCG GTCGGAGTGGAGGTGGGTCCATGGTGAGAAACAACAGAGTCCTTTTCCATCAGTTGGACCGGCAGTGCAGCATTGTTCATTATGTCTATCAGAACATGCTGGGAGGCTCCATTCGGGCACAGCTCAGGCAG TGTCTGCAGCTGCCCTTTCTGCGTTCTCTTGCCTCATACCGTCTCTTTCGAACAGCAAGTCCCTTTGACAGAAGAGTGACATGCCTGGAATGGCATCCAACACACCCCAGTACTGTAGCTGTTGGTTCCAAAGGTGGAGACATCATCCTTTGGGACTATGAAGTACTTACTAAAACCTGCTTCATAAAAGGG AAAGGGCCAGGAGATTCTCTGGGAGACATCAAGTTCAGTCCTTATGAGTCAGTGAAGCTTTATGTGGCATCAGGGGATGGCACCCTGAGTCTGCAGGACCTTGAGGGCAGAGCGGTGCAGGTGATCTCCCGTGCCCCGGACTGTGGCCATGAGTACCACAATGTTTG TTGCTGGTACTGCAGTGTTGATGTTTCTGCAAGCTGCCGAGCAGTGGTGACAGGTGATAATGTGGGCAACGTGGTCCTGCTCAGCACTTCTGGTGAAGAG ATTTGGAAGCTGAAATTGCACAGGAAGAAAGTGACTCATGTGGAGTTTAACTCCCGATGTGAGTGGTTGTTGGCCACAGCATCTGTGGATCAGACAGTCAAAATCTGGGACCTCAGAAACATCAaaaacaaaatgaattttcttcatgttcttcCTCATGACAAACCTGTCAATGCAG CTTACTTCAGCCCAACAGATGGTGCCAAGCTCCTGAGCACAGACCAGCGCAGTGAAATCAGGGTTTACTCATCTTCAGACTGGACCAAGCCACAGCATCTGATCCCACATCCACATCGGCAGTTTCAGCACCTCACACCTATTAAG GCAACATGGCATCCTCGCTATGACCTCATTGTAGCAGGTCGCTACCCAGACCCTAAGTTCCCAGGGTACACGGTGAATGAGCTACGAACTGTTGATGTATTCGATGGAAACACCGGGGAGATGGTTTGTCAGCTCCATGATCCAAATGCTTCTGGTATCATCTCG CTCAACAAATTTAACCCTATGGGAGACACGCTGGCTTCTGGCATGG GCTTTAATATCCTGATCTGGAGCCGGGAGGAGATGGTGGCCAAGAAGCAAGAACATCTTTTGAAAGCCATGACAGAACAGGGGATTGGAAGCTGGAGTTTGTCCAGACGTGGAGGGCAGAGGCAGGCAAACCCTGGGACAAGTAAACTCAAAGCTAACTTACTGTCTTGGGAGCTGGAGGAGATGAGAACAAAAAGCAACGATTCTAAATCACAGGGAAGGAAGCGAAAAGGGAAGGATCTAGAGAACTGA
- the DDB2 gene encoding DNA damage-binding protein 2 isoform X2 — protein MKPRGRGRLPPAVLGRAGGAEAAGAQRSDRMAPVNQPKDKKHERAHERWPEEAKSAGKRKPDYEELGNEPQAKRLFVRKTSKPPEKIGRSGGGSMVRNNRVLFHQLDRQCSIVHYVYQNMLGGSIRAQLRQCLQLPFLRSLASYRLFRTASPFDRRVTCLEWHPTHPSTVAVGSKGGDIILWDYEVLTKTCFIKGMGAGGAITGMKFNPFNPSQLYTSSVAGTTTLQDFNGNTVRVFTSTEDWDCWYCSVDVSASCRAVVTGDNVGNVVLLSTSGEEIWKLKLHRKKVTHVEFNSRCEWLLATASVDQTVKIWDLRNIKNKMNFLHVLPHDKPVNAAYFSPTDGAKLLSTDQRSEIRVYSSSDWTKPQHLIPHPHRQFQHLTPIKATWHPRYDLIVAGRYPDPKFPGYTVNELRTVDVFDGNTGEMVCQLHDPNASGIISLNKFNPMGDTLASGMGFNILIWSREEMVAKKQEHLLKAMTEQGIGSWSLSRRGGQRQANPGTSKLKANLLSWELEEMRTKSNDSKSQGRKRKGKDLEN, from the exons ATGAAACCGCGGGGGAGGGGCCGTCTGCCGCCCGCCGTCCTCGGCCgcgccgggggagcggaggccgccGGAGCGCAG CGGTCAGACAGAATGGCTCCAGTGAACCAGCCAAAGGACAAGAAGCATGAGAGGGCTCATGAGCGTTGGCCAGAAGAGGCAAAATCAGCTGGGAAGAGGAAACCGGACTACGAGGAACTAGGGAATGAGCCACAAGCAAAGAGGTTGTTTGTGAGAAAAACATCCAAACCCCCAGAGAAAATCG GTCGGAGTGGAGGTGGGTCCATGGTGAGAAACAACAGAGTCCTTTTCCATCAGTTGGACCGGCAGTGCAGCATTGTTCATTATGTCTATCAGAACATGCTGGGAGGCTCCATTCGGGCACAGCTCAGGCAG TGTCTGCAGCTGCCCTTTCTGCGTTCTCTTGCCTCATACCGTCTCTTTCGAACAGCAAGTCCCTTTGACAGAAGAGTGACATGCCTGGAATGGCATCCAACACACCCCAGTACTGTAGCTGTTGGTTCCAAAGGTGGAGACATCATCCTTTGGGACTATGAAGTACTTACTAAAACCTGCTTCATAAAAGGG ATGGGAGCTGGAGGGGCCATCACAGGAATGAAGTTTAACCCTTTTAACCCTAGTCAGCTGTACACTTCGTCAGTTGCCGGCACTACCACCCTGCAGGATTTTAATGGCAATACTGTCCGGGTCTTCACCAGCACCGAGGACTGGGA TTGCTGGTACTGCAGTGTTGATGTTTCTGCAAGCTGCCGAGCAGTGGTGACAGGTGATAATGTGGGCAACGTGGTCCTGCTCAGCACTTCTGGTGAAGAG ATTTGGAAGCTGAAATTGCACAGGAAGAAAGTGACTCATGTGGAGTTTAACTCCCGATGTGAGTGGTTGTTGGCCACAGCATCTGTGGATCAGACAGTCAAAATCTGGGACCTCAGAAACATCAaaaacaaaatgaattttcttcatgttcttcCTCATGACAAACCTGTCAATGCAG CTTACTTCAGCCCAACAGATGGTGCCAAGCTCCTGAGCACAGACCAGCGCAGTGAAATCAGGGTTTACTCATCTTCAGACTGGACCAAGCCACAGCATCTGATCCCACATCCACATCGGCAGTTTCAGCACCTCACACCTATTAAG GCAACATGGCATCCTCGCTATGACCTCATTGTAGCAGGTCGCTACCCAGACCCTAAGTTCCCAGGGTACACGGTGAATGAGCTACGAACTGTTGATGTATTCGATGGAAACACCGGGGAGATGGTTTGTCAGCTCCATGATCCAAATGCTTCTGGTATCATCTCG CTCAACAAATTTAACCCTATGGGAGACACGCTGGCTTCTGGCATGG GCTTTAATATCCTGATCTGGAGCCGGGAGGAGATGGTGGCCAAGAAGCAAGAACATCTTTTGAAAGCCATGACAGAACAGGGGATTGGAAGCTGGAGTTTGTCCAGACGTGGAGGGCAGAGGCAGGCAAACCCTGGGACAAGTAAACTCAAAGCTAACTTACTGTCTTGGGAGCTGGAGGAGATGAGAACAAAAAGCAACGATTCTAAATCACAGGGAAGGAAGCGAAAAGGGAAGGATCTAGAGAACTGA
- the DDB2 gene encoding DNA damage-binding protein 2 isoform X3 — translation MAPVNQPKDKKHERAHERWPEEAKSAGKRKPDYEELGNEPQAKRLFVRKTSKPPEKIGRSGGGSMVRNNRVLFHQLDRQCSIVHYVYQNMLGGSIRAQLRQCLQLPFLRSLASYRLFRTASPFDRRVTCLEWHPTHPSTVAVGSKGGDIILWDYEVLTKTCFIKGKGPGDSLGDIKFSPYESVKLYVASGDGTLSLQDLEGRAVQVISRAPDCGHEYHNVCCWYCSVDVSASCRAVVTGDNVGNVVLLSTSGEEIWKLKLHRKKVTHVEFNSRCEWLLATASVDQTVKIWDLRNIKNKMNFLHVLPHDKPVNAAYFSPTDGAKLLSTDQRSEIRVYSSSDWTKPQHLIPHPHRQFQHLTPIKATWHPRYDLIVAGRYPDPKFPGYTVNELRTVDVFDGNTGEMVCQLHDPNASGIISLNKFNPMGDTLASGMGFNILIWSREEMVAKKQEHLLKAMTEQGIGSWSLSRRGGQRQANPGTSKLKANLLSWELEEMRTKSNDSKSQGRKRKGKDLEN, via the exons ATGGCTCCAGTGAACCAGCCAAAGGACAAGAAGCATGAGAGGGCTCATGAGCGTTGGCCAGAAGAGGCAAAATCAGCTGGGAAGAGGAAACCGGACTACGAGGAACTAGGGAATGAGCCACAAGCAAAGAGGTTGTTTGTGAGAAAAACATCCAAACCCCCAGAGAAAATCG GTCGGAGTGGAGGTGGGTCCATGGTGAGAAACAACAGAGTCCTTTTCCATCAGTTGGACCGGCAGTGCAGCATTGTTCATTATGTCTATCAGAACATGCTGGGAGGCTCCATTCGGGCACAGCTCAGGCAG TGTCTGCAGCTGCCCTTTCTGCGTTCTCTTGCCTCATACCGTCTCTTTCGAACAGCAAGTCCCTTTGACAGAAGAGTGACATGCCTGGAATGGCATCCAACACACCCCAGTACTGTAGCTGTTGGTTCCAAAGGTGGAGACATCATCCTTTGGGACTATGAAGTACTTACTAAAACCTGCTTCATAAAAGGG AAAGGGCCAGGAGATTCTCTGGGAGACATCAAGTTCAGTCCTTATGAGTCAGTGAAGCTTTATGTGGCATCAGGGGATGGCACCCTGAGTCTGCAGGACCTTGAGGGCAGAGCGGTGCAGGTGATCTCCCGTGCCCCGGACTGTGGCCATGAGTACCACAATGTTTG TTGCTGGTACTGCAGTGTTGATGTTTCTGCAAGCTGCCGAGCAGTGGTGACAGGTGATAATGTGGGCAACGTGGTCCTGCTCAGCACTTCTGGTGAAGAG ATTTGGAAGCTGAAATTGCACAGGAAGAAAGTGACTCATGTGGAGTTTAACTCCCGATGTGAGTGGTTGTTGGCCACAGCATCTGTGGATCAGACAGTCAAAATCTGGGACCTCAGAAACATCAaaaacaaaatgaattttcttcatgttcttcCTCATGACAAACCTGTCAATGCAG CTTACTTCAGCCCAACAGATGGTGCCAAGCTCCTGAGCACAGACCAGCGCAGTGAAATCAGGGTTTACTCATCTTCAGACTGGACCAAGCCACAGCATCTGATCCCACATCCACATCGGCAGTTTCAGCACCTCACACCTATTAAG GCAACATGGCATCCTCGCTATGACCTCATTGTAGCAGGTCGCTACCCAGACCCTAAGTTCCCAGGGTACACGGTGAATGAGCTACGAACTGTTGATGTATTCGATGGAAACACCGGGGAGATGGTTTGTCAGCTCCATGATCCAAATGCTTCTGGTATCATCTCG CTCAACAAATTTAACCCTATGGGAGACACGCTGGCTTCTGGCATGG GCTTTAATATCCTGATCTGGAGCCGGGAGGAGATGGTGGCCAAGAAGCAAGAACATCTTTTGAAAGCCATGACAGAACAGGGGATTGGAAGCTGGAGTTTGTCCAGACGTGGAGGGCAGAGGCAGGCAAACCCTGGGACAAGTAAACTCAAAGCTAACTTACTGTCTTGGGAGCTGGAGGAGATGAGAACAAAAAGCAACGATTCTAAATCACAGGGAAGGAAGCGAAAAGGGAAGGATCTAGAGAACTGA
- the DDB2 gene encoding DNA damage-binding protein 2 isoform X4 codes for MVRNNRVLFHQLDRQCSIVHYVYQNMLGGSIRAQLRQCLQLPFLRSLASYRLFRTASPFDRRVTCLEWHPTHPSTVAVGSKGGDIILWDYEVLTKTCFIKGKGPGDSLGDIKFSPYESVKLYVASGDGTLSLQDLEGRAVQVISRAPDCGHEYHNVCCWYCSVDVSASCRAVVTGDNVGNVVLLSTSGEEIWKLKLHRKKVTHVEFNSRCEWLLATASVDQTVKIWDLRNIKNKMNFLHVLPHDKPVNAAYFSPTDGAKLLSTDQRSEIRVYSSSDWTKPQHLIPHPHRQFQHLTPIKATWHPRYDLIVAGRYPDPKFPGYTVNELRTVDVFDGNTGEMVCQLHDPNASGIISLNKFNPMGDTLASGMGFNILIWSREEMVAKKQEHLLKAMTEQGIGSWSLSRRGGQRQANPGTSKLKANLLSWELEEMRTKSNDSKSQGRKRKGKDLEN; via the exons ATGGTGAGAAACAACAGAGTCCTTTTCCATCAGTTGGACCGGCAGTGCAGCATTGTTCATTATGTCTATCAGAACATGCTGGGAGGCTCCATTCGGGCACAGCTCAGGCAG TGTCTGCAGCTGCCCTTTCTGCGTTCTCTTGCCTCATACCGTCTCTTTCGAACAGCAAGTCCCTTTGACAGAAGAGTGACATGCCTGGAATGGCATCCAACACACCCCAGTACTGTAGCTGTTGGTTCCAAAGGTGGAGACATCATCCTTTGGGACTATGAAGTACTTACTAAAACCTGCTTCATAAAAGGG AAAGGGCCAGGAGATTCTCTGGGAGACATCAAGTTCAGTCCTTATGAGTCAGTGAAGCTTTATGTGGCATCAGGGGATGGCACCCTGAGTCTGCAGGACCTTGAGGGCAGAGCGGTGCAGGTGATCTCCCGTGCCCCGGACTGTGGCCATGAGTACCACAATGTTTG TTGCTGGTACTGCAGTGTTGATGTTTCTGCAAGCTGCCGAGCAGTGGTGACAGGTGATAATGTGGGCAACGTGGTCCTGCTCAGCACTTCTGGTGAAGAG ATTTGGAAGCTGAAATTGCACAGGAAGAAAGTGACTCATGTGGAGTTTAACTCCCGATGTGAGTGGTTGTTGGCCACAGCATCTGTGGATCAGACAGTCAAAATCTGGGACCTCAGAAACATCAaaaacaaaatgaattttcttcatgttcttcCTCATGACAAACCTGTCAATGCAG CTTACTTCAGCCCAACAGATGGTGCCAAGCTCCTGAGCACAGACCAGCGCAGTGAAATCAGGGTTTACTCATCTTCAGACTGGACCAAGCCACAGCATCTGATCCCACATCCACATCGGCAGTTTCAGCACCTCACACCTATTAAG GCAACATGGCATCCTCGCTATGACCTCATTGTAGCAGGTCGCTACCCAGACCCTAAGTTCCCAGGGTACACGGTGAATGAGCTACGAACTGTTGATGTATTCGATGGAAACACCGGGGAGATGGTTTGTCAGCTCCATGATCCAAATGCTTCTGGTATCATCTCG CTCAACAAATTTAACCCTATGGGAGACACGCTGGCTTCTGGCATGG GCTTTAATATCCTGATCTGGAGCCGGGAGGAGATGGTGGCCAAGAAGCAAGAACATCTTTTGAAAGCCATGACAGAACAGGGGATTGGAAGCTGGAGTTTGTCCAGACGTGGAGGGCAGAGGCAGGCAAACCCTGGGACAAGTAAACTCAAAGCTAACTTACTGTCTTGGGAGCTGGAGGAGATGAGAACAAAAAGCAACGATTCTAAATCACAGGGAAGGAAGCGAAAAGGGAAGGATCTAGAGAACTGA